From Solanum stenotomum isolate F172 chromosome 2, ASM1918654v1, whole genome shotgun sequence:
TTATAACTTTTCTGAGAATAACTTTTGGGAAGTGTTATTTTAAAAGCTTGACCAAACAAGCTATATAGTTCAGATTGTTAACAATCTGCAACATCTTTTAAACATAATTTGCCTAGTAAGAACGAAATTTTCGAGTCGGAAGAAAAAGAATTCACAATCTTCAAAAGCCAGAATAAGTTGCTATTTCTTAGAAGAGTTACCATAAAGTCACCTTGAAACATTATCATTACagaaaagttagaaaaatatgtaaaatcaATCCCAATCAACTTCAAGCTTTCACACAGCAGTTGAAGTAGCTGAAAATGCTTCTTCTTGTCTGtcaaaaaaaaggaaggaaaaggAATGAATATCATAGAAAAATTATCATTACAGAAAGCAGTTTACTTGAAGAATCACAAAACTTCACTTCAACTAAGAGACATTATATCAGCAATACGACGATTTTTCAAGGCATTCAGACAAGGGGCCACAGGAAAATTGGAGTTATATGAGACTCAAGATTGGTAATGACTTATGACCAAACATGATTTCTAGAACACATTTAAGATTGCTTATCTTTTTTTTGGTCACATGGTGGCCCCGGTTGGGAGAGGAGGAAGGGAACGGGGAGCTCGTGGTATTTGATCACTACGCGTCATGAGTATGGGCCATTCCACCACCCACATCGAAGGCCTATTTACTAAGATGTGCAAAATCAAGATCACTAAAAGAAAAGGTTCGTTTTTTGAAAACCAAATTTATTCGATTAGGAAGTTCGGAAGAGGTTGTATCCGAATTTGAACCAAGTGTTTCCACCACAAGACCAACATTGAAGACTTGCAACAGCCAAATGCTTTTTTCTGGACAAGAAAATTGGTTACCCAATTAGGGAAACATCACTTTCTTGCAACTTGCTTACAGTTTTCATGTGATTTGGCCCTTTTGGGAGGACCACTTTCCATCACCCATTAATGAGTGGAACACCACATGGGAACAGCACTTGTACCCAATATATAACAACAACTGACGTGTAATCCCACAACTGGGGTCTGGGAAGGGTAAGATGTATGCAGGCCTTACATCTATTTTTGCTGGgcagagaggttgtttctgataaagAGACCCCTCGGCTCAAAAAATGAGCCTTTTGCTTTCTGCATCAACTAAGAGTTCAACTGGTTTCGAGTTTGCAAGATCAGAACTTCTAATGCATCAACAATCATATTGGAAATTGGTTAAAATGCATACACCATATTAAAGAGAATATAATAGCCTCAACTTTTCTTACACCAAGCGTTgccaaaaggaaaaaaaggcaAAACAAAAAGGcaacatttttatccttttaagccgagggtctatcgaaaACCACCTCTCTACCCCATAAAGGTAgggtaaggtttgtgtacattctaccctcccgagaccccacttgtgggacgATACTAGAAATGTTGTTGTATTCTTGTATTATAGCTCCATAAgaattacaattaaatatttggtagTACAATAATTGTCATTCCATTTGTCTGTAGATACACATGAGCTGGTATTACTTTAGTAAATTACTTGTTAATGAGAGAATATAAGGTTGTCCATAATTCCACCTACTGATCAGCAAAACAATGACCCCACCACATGTATCCAACTAAATATTATTTGTCATACCCTTTATTTAATAACTGCCAACTACTTGCTGATCCGTGTATTCAATACTATATTTTCCCAGAAATTATCAGACACTTACCTGTAACTCTATCAGCATTTAAACTAAATTATGAAagtaatataaaaagaaaactagcATTTTAAAAGCCAAAAGCTATATTGCTATGACTCTTCAAAAAAGTCGCCGGGCGCAtgtcggatccttcaaaagcagtacatttttgaaggatctgaCATGGGTGCGGCAACATTATTGGAGAGTGTCCGAACAACATACGCCAAAAGAACTTACTGTTGATGGGTGGGTTTGATGGAATTGGAGATCATCACTGCGGGCTGAGTGAACCGTATTTGACTTGCTATTAGCTGTGGAAATAAGTTCTTCTTCATTTCCAAGACTGGCTCTTGATTTGTTCTGTTTCCTATTCTCTCTTATCTTTGAGAAATCCATAGAGTAGTCTGGCATCACACCCTTTTGATCCCAGTCTCCAAATTGTGGCACTGATAGCCATGGTGCAGTCTTCtgttagagaaaaaaaaagattcacaatcaattcaataataaCAATACGTATTTGGTAACTTCAAGAATATAGTTGTTTGCAACCACACACaatacaatcttaccaaatgaGTAAACCATACTAGTTCATAAATAAGATATCGGGATATCTTAAGGCACTGATAAATCACATATCTCCatgtttcttttataaataaatgtttgcgattacaaacttttaaatacacATAGTTTCATAAAGATCCATTAGTCAACAATAGTGGCATGAGTCTTTCTTTGCAAAACTGATTCGATTTCATATCACACGTCCAAACGTCTACCAAGTACTAACTTCAAGACAATCTTGAGTATTTACTGAGATCTTCCATATACTATTTTGCTTATCTAAGAGCAAGTGACTTCATATTCAACTAAaagtaattcaaatttatttccaaaaaaagtgacaacagAACTTTGATTAAGTCACTCACATTCCTTCAATAAGGTACACACTTATAGATCCACAAAATAGACTACCTAACTTAGAAATAAAcacttaacaaaaataaaaatccataTACTGGACCAAACTGGAAGATATCAACTGTTAGGCACACAATTATTTTGGCTTCTACTAACCTAACATTTTCAAACAACTAGTGCTTAACAGTGACAGCTGAAAATTCATAAAGATTAACTAATCTTAAAGTTCAAAAAATAGCTCCACCAATCATACCACACAAAGAATAGtatgaaataagaataattgagaattttaaCAAATTTCTAATCTTTTACCCAATTACACTATATTTTAGTTAAGATGATTAAAGTTGACCAAAATGAGAAATTCTTGACCACAACAGTAAACTATTCAAACAGTTGAATCACCAAGAGATAGATATTCAAAGCAGACTAATACATTCAAGATTCAAAAAGACTAACACtttgacaacaacaacaaaagaaaaagaagctcAAATCAACAGATTCATGCATTAATATAACTCAATAGAGAAGCAAAAGAAGCTCAAACTTCAGATTCATATACTTAATACTCCCAAAAGTGTacccaaaaaaatgaaaacaaaacaGTTCAGaccacccacccacccccaccccccaaaaaaaactGTAAAAACTTGAACTTTGCAAAAGGGGTAGCCTTGTTTCATGTAAAATCCAACATATGGAAGCAAAGATCATATTTTGAACTTCAAGAAACTGTTTCccaactttgaatactcaacaaaatcaagaaagtaaAATCAGCAAACAAGAAAAGTGAGTAAAGATTTaaacttttttgttttcttaccTCCTTGCGATCATCCATTATgcagaaaatgaagaaaaacaaaaaaattgttaaaaaaagtTGGATTTTTGGAGATAAGAAAGTCTGTGAGTGAATAGAGAAATTTTGTAAGAATTGAGGGGCTTATATGTGTATTGTATCGTTTATCGTAAtcggaaaaaaatatattagtacAGTATATAAAGAGATTTTAGGAAATAAATAGGGTCTGTAGTTGTATTTAACTACGGAATTGCCATTGAGCTTTCACACGGTTTTTACTCCTTCTTAAAAAAGAAACTTTCCATACTGTGTATGCAAAAGCTCAATGCTAGCTGTGAATACTTTGACACGTTTTCTTAAGCTGTTCACTTTCATAATTTTATcggctcggactctccaaaattaTTGTCgtatttatattgaattttttaaaaatgtattacttTAATTCGACATGCATTCATCAACGTTTTTGAAGGGTTTAAGCAACATAGATTTTATCGATATTTGTTACTCCCTTCcctcaaaataagtgtttaaaaatcatatttattaagggtctaattgaaaaaaaataaagtataaagGTATTTTGGAATAAGTATATACATGTATTAGAAAGATAGAATATAAGGGTATAAATggaaaaacatattttgaattTCTAAGGTGATACTATGGAACGAATtgagtacttttttttatcGATATAATTACAAGAGCCGTTTGATAGCTAGTTAGGATATaatttattcatgtattaatttttgtataagtAATACAACGTTTGATAAGTGATTAAGAAGTAAGTTATCTATTTGtaagattaaagaaaaatgaCCAAAATGGTCTTTAATGTATGAGGAATACTTTATTTGgattattaatatatttcacttgattgaAATATCcttaatatataacaaatatgTTCATTTTCGCCCTTAATATATTTCCCTCGACTAAAATGATTcttaatatataacaaaaagtATTCGTTTGATCCTTCACTATAAACTTTCTCTTACCTTTGGAAATGAAAATTTGTCTTTTaacaaaaattcaaacatttaaccatatgaaaattttgaacaattaactTTGGCTtagaatattataatataatgttCAACTAATTCTTGTATTTgaatatctctctctctctctctctctctatatatatatatatatcatgtgtTTTTCTCCATGAATTTCAAACCATACAATGCACATCGTAATCCCATTCAACAAATTATCatatcttattattatttagatGGAAAATTGgctatgttattgttattgtttcttttttcttattagtttctatataatttcttcattattataccttttttaaaaaattttaatatgttttacttgagtcGAGTATCTATTAAaactatttcttgatttttataagatAGGGGCAGAAAGAACTTCTagttaaacattaattaatcaTGCATTATCAGATCATATGCACATGGGTTTGCGATGTATTATATTGCCATAAAAAATGAAGGCATTGTCTAtaagttacatatatacatcactttttttagattttttttgtaattacatcaaatatattattgttatcgTAGACAGACAACCTTTAGAAGCAAAGAATCAAATATGTGGTTGAAAAATATCCTACAAATACTTGATATAGAGGGTAGCAAAAGAAAAAGGGCGTTAAAGAGAAATTGTCATAAATGGAAAGAGAGGTTTGTTTgtgataaaataacataaagatAATGATTAAACGAATCAAATTAAAGAGGAAGCTAATTATGATTGATATTCcatgtttaaattattatttttatagttgTTGTACATCAAGTTTTATCAAGTCAATACGTATCATCTGGTAAttatattcatcaaaattaGAATAAATGTGAACTCAATTCTTCTTCTTAGCCTAATATAATATGTGAAGTGAGACGAAACGATATATatgctctctttttttttccagatatTTTATATTGGGGTTTGAATAAATTTGGATCGCATTGTAAGGCCTATTTCTAGAAGCAACactttcaatataatttttttttcattttcaaagttTCGAATTCAAAATCTTTAATTAAGAGAGAAGAAATTCTGATCATCTCAtcacaattcatattaattaaagaGGAGTTGTTATTAGCAGTAAAATTATGGGGCAGTACAtatagatttaaaatatttttgttcattatcATAGAGAATGTTTAAGAAGAGTAAACAAACCTAAACATAACTTAGAATACATGTCagcaatattttaattttactaCTAATTAAGAGAATAATAATCTTTGGACCACCAAAACGTTGTAACTTAAGAAATAGGCAAATTATTGATTTCGACTGTTGCaattaaataatgaattatTGTTACAACGAACATTCCCCAAAATATTAAACTAAGAATTTACTACTATTCACTAATTGTAGATTTAGTTAATCCCAAAGTTACATGGTACTCTACCAGTtctttacaattaaaaaaaaagaaagataagtGAGCATATTTTTTTGGATCCAACAACACTTCTCTTACATCCGTTGCTTTTGATTGCCTTTTCTgttttataattcaaatttcaaattttcaatttaaaattaatcTGATTTTAAACTAGaatttcataacatatatgTAAATGAATCGTGCTTTAAGTTTGTAAGACCtgaattcatttatatatagtGAATGTCATATATAAgcggagaaaaaaaattaagtttattagttttgaattactaattatttatatacattaaacactttttttaatataaattaaaatttctaattaTGCCGAACCCTTTAATAACAAAGATGATTTTGCCCTTGATGCCAAGTGCATGGATAACACAAAATAGACATGACACTAATTTAAAAGATACGAAATTTACCGTTCgatcataaaaattattatctttttggattaatttttcactttatttgaaatttattatatgatcataaaaatttcaaatccaatttgcaattgtattttaaatttagaaaacaATTTATATCCTATTCTAAAATTCACTTTCctcttttaaaattgtattttaagTACATTCAAACATGaacattattttaaatatttttttacaaaaactaTAATCAAATATAACTTTATGTTCTACTTCAACTGAtctataactttttttaaaaatatatatttgaaatatatgGCCAAACGCTCACTTATAATCTTGGAGAGAAGAAAAGTGGCAATTAGAGATACTCTctttgtccaacaatacttgttcacTAGCATTGACTTtgcacacttcttaagaaactataaatagatgagtaattttatcatatcaccctttgaatataataaatactatgTTTTGAagagaaatgactataattaatgataagggtaaattatgaactaagtgtaaaattatccattaattTCTTAAAGTGGACAATATTATTGTacatcccaaaatagtatagtgaaCACCTATTGTTGGACGGGGAGAGTAATTATTAAAACACACTCTTTTATCTGACGCAAATTATTACTcccttcatttttatttatatgtcgtccttactaaaaatagatatggttctttaatatttgtcattcacaaaaatcaatacataaataacactatttttcctattttacccttgtgagttattaaCATTTAA
This genomic window contains:
- the LOC125856351 gene encoding uncharacterized protein LOC125856351; translation: MDDRKEKTAPWLSVPQFGDWDQKGVMPDYSMDFSKIRENRKQNKSRASLGNEEELISTANSKSNTVHSARSDDLQFHQTHPSTTRRSIFSYFNCCVKA